One region of Hoeflea sp. 108 genomic DNA includes:
- a CDS encoding DUF982 domain-containing protein, whose amino-acid sequence MDRMLFENPVNIRIGAASTQREVATVKGAYEALIDWPHAKRSGPLYREAVEVVSAALAGNRTREAARRALVAAAEEIGVLVA is encoded by the coding sequence ATGGACCGCATGCTTTTCGAGAACCCAGTCAACATCCGAATTGGCGCTGCAAGCACCCAGCGCGAGGTTGCCACCGTCAAGGGCGCCTATGAGGCGCTGATCGATTGGCCGCACGCCAAGCGCAGCGGGCCGCTCTACCGCGAGGCGGTCGAGGTCGTGTCGGCAGCGCTCGCCGGCAACCGCACCCGTGAGGCCGCGCGCCGCGCGCTGGTCGCCGCCGCCGAAGAAATCGGCGTGCTGGTAGCCTGA
- a CDS encoding efflux RND transporter periplasmic adaptor subunit, with amino-acid sequence MLATNPISPGTRNELPAFCPDAIADEKPLRTFPGTARAFRKTPLSLFALCLALPLAACQKQEVAENPPILVRAVEVKVSDFAPKTTLTGVIAARTLSNLSFQVGGRVAERTVDVGQHVQKGQVLARLDPLEQHSDVRAAQASLDAAQAQLRQASAAFDRQKTLLGQGFTTRRDYDLANQQLKVAQSGVEAAQSQLGNANDRLGYTELKATAAGVVTARTVEVGQVVQAAQTVFTVAEEGDRDAVFNVDEALVARTPVAPDVTISLISDPRIKAMGKVREVSPAVDPASGSIRVKVTVPNTPIEMPLGAAVTGTITSQAQQAVVLPWQSLMSDAGKPAVWIVDPTTKAVAMAPIDILSFATGVVVVAKGLDPGQTVVAQGGQLLNTGQVVEVAP; translated from the coding sequence ATGCTCGCCACGAACCCGATCTCACCAGGCACGCGCAACGAATTGCCAGCCTTTTGTCCTGACGCAATTGCCGATGAAAAGCCGCTTCGCACTTTTCCTGGAACGGCCCGGGCCTTTCGCAAAACGCCGCTGAGCCTGTTTGCATTGTGCCTGGCGCTGCCGCTGGCGGCCTGCCAGAAACAGGAGGTCGCGGAAAATCCGCCAATCCTGGTGCGTGCCGTCGAAGTCAAGGTTTCCGACTTCGCGCCGAAGACGACGCTGACCGGGGTGATCGCGGCGCGCACGCTGAGCAACCTGTCGTTCCAGGTCGGCGGCCGCGTCGCCGAACGCACGGTCGATGTCGGCCAGCATGTCCAGAAGGGCCAGGTGCTGGCACGGCTCGACCCGCTGGAACAGCACTCGGACGTACGCGCCGCCCAGGCAAGCCTCGATGCCGCCCAGGCGCAGCTTCGCCAGGCTTCGGCCGCCTTCGACCGGCAGAAGACCTTGCTCGGCCAGGGCTTCACCACGCGGCGCGACTATGACCTCGCCAACCAGCAGCTGAAGGTCGCCCAAAGCGGCGTCGAGGCGGCCCAGAGCCAACTCGGCAACGCCAACGACCGGCTCGGCTATACCGAACTCAAGGCGACCGCGGCCGGTGTGGTGACGGCGCGCACCGTCGAAGTCGGCCAGGTGGTGCAAGCGGCTCAGACCGTCTTCACCGTGGCCGAGGAGGGCGACCGCGACGCGGTGTTCAATGTCGACGAGGCGCTGGTGGCGCGCACGCCGGTGGCGCCCGACGTGACGATCTCGCTTATTTCGGATCCGCGCATCAAGGCCATGGGCAAGGTGCGCGAGGTATCGCCGGCCGTCGACCCGGCATCGGGGTCGATCCGGGTCAAGGTGACGGTGCCGAACACCCCGATCGAAATGCCGCTTGGTGCTGCCGTCACCGGCACCATCACGTCGCAGGCGCAGCAGGCAGTGGTGTTGCCGTGGCAATCGCTGATGTCGGATGCGGGCAAGCCGGCGGTGTGGATCGTCGACCCAACCACCAAGGCGGTGGCGATGGCACCTATCGACATATTGTCCTTCGCCACCGGGGTCGTGGTGGTGGCGAAGGGGCTGGATCCCGGACAGACCGTGGTGGCGCAGGGCGGTCAGCTGCTCAATACCGGCCAGGTGGTGGAGGTGGCGCCATGA
- a CDS encoding efflux RND transporter periplasmic adaptor subunit, protein MKTQASTLALAVLLALAACSEEKPAPPEVIRPVLSVVVEARAQSAQGFAGTIQPEFSAALSFRLLGRLVARDVGVGDQVTKGTTLAAIDPLALELAAQSARADLSTAEAQFANAAASEERQRALLGAANTSQAVYDSAKQALDSAAANVERTRAALAKAEEQLGYARLFSDFDGIVTSVGAEVGQTVSPGQMVVTVARSDAREAVVDIPDQMATAFRVGDIFDVSLQSVPAQRASGHIREIAPQADASTRTRRVRLALSDPPLAFRLGSTVTAVPVSNAGEAIDLPLSALLERDGKSFVWVVDQTASTVSLHGIDVTAKGGASFTAGGIEAGTRVVTAGVHSLQEGQKVRIDEGA, encoded by the coding sequence ATGAAAACCCAGGCAAGCACCCTCGCCCTGGCAGTGCTTCTGGCCCTTGCCGCCTGTAGCGAAGAGAAGCCGGCGCCGCCGGAGGTCATCCGCCCGGTGCTGTCCGTCGTCGTCGAGGCACGCGCGCAGAGCGCGCAGGGCTTTGCCGGAACCATCCAGCCCGAATTCTCGGCTGCCCTTTCCTTCCGCCTGCTCGGGCGGCTGGTGGCGCGCGACGTCGGGGTCGGCGACCAGGTGACCAAAGGCACGACGCTCGCGGCCATCGATCCGCTGGCCTTGGAACTGGCGGCACAATCGGCGCGCGCCGACCTGTCGACCGCTGAGGCGCAATTTGCCAATGCGGCGGCAAGCGAGGAACGGCAGCGTGCGCTGTTGGGCGCCGCCAACACCTCACAGGCGGTCTACGATTCGGCCAAGCAGGCGCTCGATTCGGCCGCCGCCAATGTCGAGCGGACACGCGCTGCGCTCGCCAAGGCCGAAGAACAGCTTGGTTATGCCCGGCTGTTCTCCGACTTCGACGGCATCGTCACATCGGTTGGCGCCGAGGTCGGCCAGACGGTGTCGCCCGGCCAAATGGTGGTGACAGTGGCACGTTCGGACGCACGCGAAGCGGTCGTCGACATTCCCGACCAGATGGCCACCGCGTTCAGGGTCGGCGACATTTTCGACGTCTCGCTGCAATCGGTTCCCGCCCAGCGCGCCTCCGGCCATATCCGCGAGATCGCGCCGCAGGCTGATGCCTCGACGCGAACGCGGCGGGTGCGGCTGGCGCTGAGCGATCCGCCGCTGGCCTTCCGGCTCGGTTCGACGGTGACCGCGGTGCCGGTGTCGAATGCGGGCGAAGCGATCGACCTGCCGTTGTCGGCGCTGCTCGAACGCGACGGCAAGAGCTTCGTCTGGGTGGTCGACCAGACTGCCTCGACGGTCAGCCTGCACGGCATCGACGTCACGGCAAAGGGTGGCGCCAGCTTCACCGCCGGCGGCATCGAGGCCGGCACGCGCGTGGTGACGGCGGGCGTGCACAGTCTCCAGGAAGGCCAGAAAGTCAGGATCGACGAGGGGGCATAG